Proteins encoded within one genomic window of Flavobacterium gilvum:
- a CDS encoding DUF4175 family protein: MEKSNSIHQKLEAFIKKYYTNELIRGILFFIGLGLIYFLFTLFIEYFLWLQPKGRTFLFWGFIAVEVFLLLRFILFPIFKILKFQKGIDYTQASIIIGNHFSEVNDTLTNYLQLAKSDFSAYNSELLLASIEQKANALRPIPFGKAIDFGTNRKYLPLAILPIVLLLFFFISGNSNIISQSFDRVVHFNSAFIPPAPFKFVVQNQNLVTEQGKDFVLKIKSEGAVVPDNVMIFLGDESYFLETIRPGEFQFKITKPINNVSFHLEANKVVSPDFELKVVAVPTISNFEMTFVYPSYLKLKNTVVKGTGNGIIPEGTQVTWRMNTNATQKVILINDSQTFPFAKSENTFNFSKNIVQNTEYQIITSNKEVKNFEKLNYQLNVVRDQFPTINITKAPDSLGVESSYFVGQVGDDYGLSKLQIVYYESGKPTNAKRGTILVKHETFDQFVFNFPGNLDLEKGVNYDFYFEVFDNDAIHHFKSSRSTVFSSRILSDVEKQNNAFQEQNNAINGLQKTLFKQDKQFSEIEKIQQTNKEKEGLDFNERQKVNNFIKQQQQQNELMKEFASKMKNNLDKSNPQQKDETKELLQKRLENTEKELDKNKKLLDELNELNNKIQDENFEEKLEQFKQNSKSQNKNLAQLVELTKRYYVEKKAEQIADKLDKLSQKEDKLSENEKENSAQEQKKLTDEFESIQDELKKLDKDNEDLKSPIDIPSDSDKEKSIKEDLNKANSELQNNNKPKAKPSQKSASKKMKEMSKSMSTALEQGGKDQIEEDVKMLRQILDNLLTYSFSQEDVMNQFKATKSGSPSFSKYIRNQQNLKTQFKHVDDSLFALSLRQPKIAESVTKEVANVQYNIDKSLDSFTESQWQRGLLQQQYAISSANKLADLLSDSLNNMQMQMSGSSSGGKPKSGQGSGMQLPDIIKKQGELNDKMKQGMKPGNKPGEGSKLGDSQNKGSQSGKGQGQNGDSDGDGEGDAKATMDIYKEQKQLREALQEELSKKGLGNNGQNALEQMKQLEKQLLNKGFNNETLQRTNNIKQELLKLETAIRLQGEDPKRQSETNTKSFTNQVSPLPKSLSDYLNSIEILNRQSLPLRSNFNQKVQVYFNNK, translated from the coding sequence TTGGAAAAGTCAAATTCTATACATCAAAAGTTAGAAGCTTTTATAAAGAAGTATTATACAAATGAATTGATTCGGGGGATATTATTTTTTATTGGCCTCGGTTTAATTTATTTTCTATTTACGCTCTTTATAGAGTACTTTCTTTGGTTACAACCAAAGGGAAGAACTTTTTTGTTTTGGGGTTTCATAGCTGTGGAAGTCTTTTTATTACTACGTTTTATTCTTTTTCCAATATTCAAAATATTAAAATTTCAAAAAGGAATCGATTATACACAGGCTTCAATCATCATTGGAAATCATTTTTCAGAAGTAAATGATACTTTAACTAATTATTTACAGCTTGCAAAATCTGATTTTTCAGCGTATAATTCAGAACTTTTATTAGCATCTATTGAACAAAAAGCAAATGCTTTGCGACCAATTCCTTTTGGAAAAGCAATCGATTTTGGTACAAACAGAAAGTATTTGCCTTTGGCTATTTTGCCAATTGTACTTTTATTATTCTTTTTCATTTCTGGAAATAGTAATATTATTTCTCAGAGTTTCGATAGGGTAGTGCATTTCAATTCGGCATTTATTCCGCCGGCTCCATTCAAATTTGTTGTTCAAAATCAAAATTTGGTTACAGAGCAAGGAAAGGATTTTGTTTTAAAAATTAAATCCGAAGGTGCTGTGGTACCAGATAATGTGATGATTTTTCTTGGTGACGAAAGTTATTTCCTTGAGACAATTCGTCCCGGAGAATTTCAATTCAAGATTACTAAACCTATAAATAACGTTTCTTTTCATCTGGAGGCAAACAAAGTTGTTTCACCCGATTTTGAACTGAAAGTGGTGGCTGTTCCAACGATTTCAAATTTTGAGATGACCTTTGTTTATCCTTCTTATTTAAAATTAAAGAACACTGTTGTAAAAGGAACCGGCAATGGCATAATTCCTGAAGGAACTCAAGTTACTTGGCGAATGAATACTAATGCTACTCAAAAAGTGATCTTGATTAATGATTCTCAGACTTTTCCATTTGCTAAAAGTGAAAACACTTTTAATTTTTCAAAAAATATAGTTCAAAATACAGAATATCAAATAATTACATCAAATAAAGAAGTGAAAAACTTCGAAAAACTCAATTATCAGCTAAATGTTGTAAGGGATCAGTTTCCAACGATTAATATCACTAAAGCACCTGATAGTTTAGGGGTCGAAAGTTCTTATTTTGTTGGTCAAGTTGGAGATGATTATGGTTTGTCTAAGTTACAGATTGTGTATTATGAATCTGGAAAACCTACCAATGCCAAACGTGGAACAATCCTGGTTAAGCATGAAACTTTTGATCAATTTGTTTTTAATTTTCCAGGTAATCTTGATTTGGAAAAAGGTGTTAATTATGACTTTTATTTTGAGGTTTTTGATAATGATGCAATTCATCATTTCAAAAGTTCTCGCTCTACTGTTTTTTCAAGTAGAATTTTATCGGATGTAGAAAAACAAAATAACGCATTTCAGGAACAAAATAATGCTATAAATGGTTTGCAAAAAACATTATTTAAACAAGATAAACAGTTTTCAGAGATTGAAAAAATCCAACAAACGAATAAAGAAAAAGAAGGTTTAGATTTTAATGAACGCCAAAAGGTTAATAATTTCATTAAACAGCAACAACAACAGAATGAATTGATGAAGGAGTTTGCCAGCAAAATGAAAAACAATCTTGATAAATCTAATCCTCAGCAAAAGGATGAGACCAAAGAATTATTGCAAAAACGCCTTGAGAATACAGAAAAAGAATTAGATAAAAACAAAAAATTACTTGATGAACTTAATGAGTTAAACAATAAAATTCAGGATGAAAATTTTGAAGAAAAACTCGAACAATTTAAACAAAACAGTAAAAGTCAAAATAAGAATTTGGCACAATTAGTTGAGTTAACTAAGCGTTATTATGTAGAGAAAAAGGCCGAACAAATTGCTGATAAATTAGATAAATTATCTCAGAAAGAAGATAAGTTATCCGAGAATGAAAAAGAAAATTCTGCTCAAGAACAAAAGAAATTAACAGATGAATTTGAAAGTATCCAAGATGAATTAAAAAAATTGGATAAAGACAACGAAGATTTGAAATCTCCAATTGATATTCCGTCAGATTCAGACAAGGAAAAAAGTATCAAAGAGGATCTTAATAAAGCCAATTCTGAACTGCAAAATAACAATAAACCAAAGGCAAAACCAAGTCAAAAAAGTGCGTCCAAGAAGATGAAAGAAATGTCTAAGTCTATGAGTACCGCTTTGGAACAAGGTGGTAAAGATCAAATAGAGGAAGATGTTAAGATGTTGCGTCAGATATTAGATAATTTGTTGACCTATTCCTTTTCTCAGGAAGATGTTATGAATCAATTCAAGGCTACAAAATCAGGCTCTCCATCGTTTAGTAAATACATTCGAAATCAGCAAAATTTAAAAACGCAATTTAAGCATGTTGATGATAGTCTTTTTGCGTTGTCTTTGCGTCAACCTAAAATAGCCGAATCTGTTACAAAAGAAGTTGCCAATGTTCAATATAATATTGATAAATCGCTTGATAGTTTTACCGAATCGCAATGGCAAAGAGGTTTATTGCAACAGCAATATGCAATATCTTCTGCTAATAAATTAGCTGATTTATTAAGTGATTCTTTGAATAATATGCAAATGCAAATGTCTGGAAGCAGTAGTGGGGGCAAACCAAAATCAGGACAAGGTTCAGGTATGCAATTGCCTGATATTATTAAAAAGCAAGGTGAATTAAATGATAAAATGAAGCAAGGTATGAAACCCGGCAATAAACCTGGTGAAGGAAGTAAACTTGGCGATAGTCAAAACAAAGGTTCACAATCTGGCAAAGGCCAAGGTCAGAATGGAGACTCTGACGGCGATGGTGAAGGAGATGCTAAAGCCACAATGGACATTTACAAAGAGCAAAAACAATTGCGCGAAGCACTGCAGGAAGAGTTAAGTAAAAAAGGTTTGGGTAATAACGGCCAGAACGCTTTGGAACAAATGAAGCAATTAGAAAAACAATTATTGAATAAAGGTTTTAATAACGAAACGCTTCAGAGAACTAATAATATTAAGCAGGAATTGTTGAAATTAGAGACCGCCATTCGTTTACAAGGTGAAGACCCTAAACGCCAGTCTGAAACAAATACTAAGAGTTTTACTAATCAAGTGAGTCCTTTGCCTAAGTCACTTTCAGATTATTTGAATAGCATAGAAATATTAAATAGACAATCGTTACCTTTGCGCTCGAATTTTAATCAAAAAGTTCAAGTTTATT